A single region of the Massilia sp. erpn genome encodes:
- the trpE gene encoding anthranilate synthase component I, with the protein MTELEFKSLAKEGYNRIPLIAEAFADLETPLTLYLKLAQIQNNGKNTFLLESVVGGERFGRYSFIGLPASTVLRTTGNRTEVVKHGEVIETHEGNPLEFIESFQARFKVALRPGMPRFCGGLAGYFGYDTVRHIEKKLAHTQPKDDLGLPDIQLMVTEELAVIDNLSGKLYLIVYADTAQPESFSKARQRLKDLRALLRRGVDTPLTSASVRTEIIRDFKKEDYLAAVAKAHEYVMAGDLMQVQIGQRIRKPYVDSPLSLYRALRSLNPSPYMYFYNFGDMQIVGASPEILVRNETLPDGEKKVTLRPIAGTRPRGATPERDAELAEELLADPKEIAEHVMLIDLARNDLGRISDIGTVKVTDRLVIEKYSHVQHIVSNVEGKLKAGMSNLDVLRATFPAGTLTGAPKVRAMEVIDELEISKRGIYGGACGYLSFGGEMDVAIAIRTGVIKNGMLHVQAAAGIVADSIPEMEWQETENKARAVLRAAEQVQDGLDGGF; encoded by the coding sequence ATGACCGAACTCGAATTCAAATCGCTGGCCAAAGAAGGCTATAACCGTATTCCCCTGATCGCGGAAGCTTTCGCCGATCTCGAAACGCCCCTGACCCTGTACCTCAAGCTGGCCCAGATCCAGAACAACGGCAAGAACACCTTCCTACTAGAATCGGTAGTGGGCGGCGAACGCTTCGGCCGCTATTCCTTCATCGGCCTGCCCGCCAGCACGGTGCTGCGTACCACCGGCAACCGCACCGAGGTCGTCAAGCACGGCGAGGTGATCGAGACGCATGAAGGCAATCCGCTGGAATTCATCGAGTCCTTCCAGGCCCGCTTCAAAGTGGCCCTGCGTCCCGGCATGCCGCGCTTCTGCGGCGGCCTGGCCGGCTACTTCGGCTACGACACCGTGCGCCATATCGAGAAGAAGCTGGCGCACACCCAGCCGAAGGATGATCTGGGCCTGCCCGACATCCAGCTGATGGTGACGGAAGAGCTGGCGGTGATCGACAACCTGTCCGGCAAGCTGTATCTGATCGTGTATGCCGACACGGCGCAGCCGGAGTCCTTCTCCAAAGCGCGCCAGCGCCTGAAAGACTTGCGCGCCCTGCTGCGGCGCGGCGTCGATACGCCGCTCACCTCGGCCTCGGTGCGCACGGAAATCATCCGCGACTTCAAGAAGGAAGACTATCTGGCCGCTGTCGCCAAGGCCCACGAATATGTGATGGCCGGCGACCTGATGCAAGTGCAGATCGGCCAGCGCATCCGCAAGCCGTATGTGGATTCGCCACTCAGCCTGTACCGCGCGCTGCGTTCGCTGAATCCTTCGCCATATATGTACTTCTACAATTTCGGCGATATGCAGATCGTGGGCGCATCGCCGGAAATCCTGGTGCGCAACGAGACCCTGCCGGACGGCGAGAAGAAAGTCACGCTGCGCCCGATCGCCGGCACCCGCCCGCGCGGCGCCACGCCGGAACGCGATGCCGAGCTGGCGGAAGAGCTGCTGGCCGATCCGAAGGAAATCGCCGAACACGTGATGCTGATCGACCTGGCGCGCAATGACCTGGGGCGCATCTCCGACATCGGCACGGTAAAAGTCACCGACCGCCTGGTGATCGAAAAATATTCGCATGTGCAGCACATCGTCTCGAATGTGGAGGGCAAACTGAAAGCAGGCATGTCCAATCTGGACGTGCTGCGCGCCACCTTCCCGGCCGGCACCCTGACCGGCGCGCCAAAAGTGCGCGCCATGGAAGTGATCGACGAGCTGGAAATTTCCAAGCGCGGCATCTACGGCGGCGCCTGCGGCTATCTCTCCTTTGGCGGCGAGATGGACGTGGCCATCGCCATCCGCACCGGCGTGATCAAAAACGGCATGCTGCATGTGCAGGCCGCCGCCGGCATCGTGGCCGACTCAATACCGGAGATGGAATGGCAGGAAACCGAAAATAAGGCGCGCGCCGTACTGCGCGCCGCCGAACAAGTGCAAGATGGCCTGGATGGGGGGTTCTAA
- a CDS encoding aminodeoxychorismate/anthranilate synthase component II, translated as MLLMIDNYDSFTYNIVQYFGELGEDVRTFRNDEITIAEIEALNPDRICISPGPKAPAQAGISVEVLKHFAGKKPILGVCLGHQAIGEAFGGNVIRAKQVMHGKTSFIAHTGVGVFKNLPSPFTVIRYHSLAIERASLPSCLEVTAWTDDGEIMGVRHKEFDIEGVQFHPESILSEHGHALLKNFLER; from the coding sequence ATGCTGCTGATGATCGACAACTACGACTCCTTCACCTATAACATCGTGCAGTATTTCGGCGAACTGGGCGAAGACGTGCGCACCTTCCGCAACGATGAAATCACCATCGCGGAAATCGAAGCGCTCAATCCCGACCGCATCTGCATTTCGCCCGGCCCGAAAGCGCCGGCGCAGGCGGGCATTTCCGTCGAGGTGCTTAAGCACTTCGCGGGCAAGAAACCTATTCTCGGCGTTTGCCTGGGCCACCAGGCCATCGGCGAAGCCTTTGGCGGCAACGTCATCCGCGCCAAGCAGGTCATGCATGGCAAAACTTCCTTCATCGCGCATACGGGCGTTGGCGTGTTCAAAAATCTGCCAAGCCCCTTCACGGTCATCCGCTACCACTCGCTGGCTATCGAGCGTGCCTCCCTGCCGTCCTGCCTGGAAGTGACGGCATGGACCGACGACGGCGAAATCATGGGCGTGCGCCACAAGGAATTCGATATCGAGGGCGTGCAGTTCCACCCCGAGTCGATCCTGTCGGAACACGGCCACGCGCTGTTGAAGAATTTCCTCGAACGCTGA
- the rpe gene encoding ribulose-phosphate 3-epimerase, giving the protein MTTFRIAPSILSADFARLGEEVRNVVAAGADIIHFDVMDNHYVPNLTVGPLVCQAIRPHVQVPIDVHLMVKPVDRIIPDFAKAGANIITFHPEASDHIDRTLQLIRDNGCKAGLVFNPATPLHHLEHVMDKIDMILIMSVNPGFGGQSFIPQALKKIAQARQMINESGRDILLEVDGGIKVDNIAAAAAAGADTFVAGSAIFGQPDYKAVIDAMRAQLATV; this is encoded by the coding sequence ATGACTACTTTCCGCATCGCTCCCAGCATCCTGTCCGCCGACTTCGCCCGTCTGGGCGAGGAAGTGCGCAATGTCGTCGCCGCCGGCGCCGACATCATCCACTTCGACGTGATGGACAACCACTATGTGCCCAACCTGACGGTCGGCCCACTGGTGTGCCAGGCCATCCGTCCGCACGTACAGGTGCCGATCGATGTGCATCTGATGGTCAAGCCGGTCGACCGCATCATCCCCGACTTCGCCAAGGCGGGCGCCAACATCATCACCTTCCATCCGGAAGCCTCGGACCATATCGACCGCACCCTGCAACTGATCCGCGACAACGGCTGCAAGGCCGGCTTGGTGTTCAACCCGGCCACGCCGCTGCACCACCTGGAACACGTGATGGACAAGATCGACATGATCCTGATCATGTCGGTCAACCCGGGCTTCGGCGGTCAGTCCTTCATCCCGCAGGCGCTGAAGAAGATCGCCCAGGCGCGTCAGATGATCAATGAATCCGGCCGTGACATCCTGCTGGAAGTGGACGGCGGCATCAAGGTCGACAACATCGCCGCCGCCGCGGCAGCGGGCGCCGACACCTTCGTGGCCGGTTCCGCCATCTTCGGCCAGCCTGACTACAAGGCCGTGATCGACGCCATGCGCGCCCAGCTGGCGACGGTGTAA
- the apaG gene encoding Co2+/Mg2+ efflux protein ApaG, producing the protein MPQYEFTVAVRTQYLPEQSDPERTNFVFTYSITIQNTGTVAAQLISRHWVITDASNRKEEVRGLGVVGHQPLLQPGETFEYTSGTQLATPQGSMVGEYFCVAEDGHQFEAKIPEFVLSLPRTLH; encoded by the coding sequence ATGCCCCAGTATGAATTCACCGTTGCGGTCAGAACCCAGTATCTGCCGGAACAGTCCGATCCTGAACGCACCAACTTCGTGTTCACCTATTCGATCACGATCCAGAACACGGGCACGGTGGCTGCGCAGCTGATTTCGCGTCACTGGGTCATCACCGACGCCAGCAACCGCAAGGAGGAAGTGCGGGGCCTGGGCGTGGTCGGCCATCAGCCGCTGCTGCAGCCTGGCGAAACCTTTGAATACACCAGCGGCACCCAGCTCGCCACGCCGCAAGGCTCGATGGTGGGCGAATACTTCTGCGTGGCCGAAGATGGCCACCAGTTCGAAGCCAAGATTCCGGAATTCGTTCTGTCTTTGCCGCGCACCCTGCACTGA
- a CDS encoding LysE family translocator, whose product MFGIHDLTLFIISGLLLNIMPGPDSLLIMARSATQGWRAGCAAALGIGTGTMVHVLAAAVGLSALLATSAAAFNAVKWVGAAYIVYCGIGMLRARLKNDTDTAQQQAQAAATAARTLPYGRIFAQGFLTNVLNPKVALFFLAFVPQFIDAGAPNKALAFVILGCIFNFNGMLWCNGLAVFTAFASDRLKVKPLVALWLNRVIGGLFLALGARLALSEQH is encoded by the coding sequence ATGTTCGGCATCCATGACCTGACGCTGTTTATCATTTCCGGCCTGCTGCTGAATATCATGCCAGGGCCGGATTCGCTGCTCATCATGGCGCGCAGCGCGACCCAAGGCTGGCGCGCGGGTTGCGCGGCGGCCCTGGGCATCGGCACGGGCACCATGGTGCATGTGCTGGCTGCGGCGGTGGGCCTGTCCGCCCTGCTGGCGACATCGGCCGCCGCTTTCAATGCGGTGAAATGGGTGGGCGCCGCTTACATCGTGTACTGCGGCATCGGCATGCTGCGCGCGCGGCTGAAGAACGACACTGACACGGCGCAACAGCAGGCACAGGCGGCAGCCACCGCTGCGCGCACCCTGCCCTATGGCCGCATCTTCGCCCAGGGCTTTCTGACCAATGTGCTGAATCCGAAAGTGGCGCTGTTCTTCCTCGCCTTCGTGCCGCAGTTTATCGATGCAGGTGCGCCCAACAAGGCGCTGGCTTTTGTGATCCTGGGCTGCATCTTCAACTTCAACGGCATGTTGTGGTGCAACGGCCTGGCCGTGTTCACCGCATTTGCCAGCGACCGTCTGAAAGTCAAACCGCTGGTGGCCTTGTGGCTGAACCGCGTGATCGGCGGCCTTTTCCTCGCGCTGGGTGCACGCCTGGCCCTATCCGAACAACATTGA
- a CDS encoding murein transglycosylase A, whose product MLFARRSLLVSPAPVAATALALLLSACGTTPPPAQPVKPVPVQPATPPAQPAPVQPAPAAPARPAKTEFVPVRFSSLPGWTRDDVRAAWPAFMSSCGVLAKQADWKEPCTIARGVNGNDEKAIRLFFESFLQPHQVVAADGANSGLVTGYYEPLLQGSRKRGGPFQTPLYKAPDDLVTVELASVYPQLKGMRLRGRLQGKKVVPYATRAEIEKADFKGKELMWVDDSVEAFFLQVQGSGRVQLGDTQETVRVAYADQNGHPYKSIGKYLVEKGELTADQASAQGIKAWIAGHPTRQQELFNANPSYIFFREEKLPDPKVGPKGSLGVPLTPQRSVAVDAAQLPLGAPLFIATTQPNSEVPLQRLVMAQDTGGAIKGAIRVDYFFGFGPEAAENAGRMKQSGNVWVLLPRLQR is encoded by the coding sequence ATGTTATTCGCACGCCGTAGTCTACTCGTTTCTCCCGCCCCCGTCGCCGCCACCGCCCTGGCTTTGCTCCTGAGCGCTTGCGGCACCACGCCGCCGCCTGCCCAGCCGGTCAAGCCCGTGCCGGTGCAGCCGGCCACGCCGCCCGCCCAGCCGGCGCCGGTGCAGCCCGCACCCGCCGCGCCAGCGCGTCCGGCCAAGACCGAATTCGTGCCGGTGCGCTTTTCCTCCCTGCCGGGTTGGACGCGCGACGATGTGCGTGCCGCCTGGCCCGCCTTCATGTCTTCCTGCGGCGTGCTGGCCAAGCAGGCCGACTGGAAAGAGCCGTGCACCATCGCGCGCGGCGTGAACGGCAATGACGAGAAGGCGATCCGCCTGTTCTTCGAATCCTTCCTGCAGCCGCACCAGGTGGTGGCGGCCGATGGCGCCAATAGTGGCCTGGTCACTGGCTATTACGAACCGCTGCTGCAAGGTTCGCGCAAACGCGGTGGTCCATTCCAGACTCCCCTCTATAAAGCGCCGGACGATCTGGTGACGGTGGAGCTGGCGAGCGTCTATCCGCAGCTGAAAGGCATGCGTCTGCGCGGCCGTCTGCAAGGCAAGAAAGTGGTGCCGTATGCGACCCGTGCCGAAATCGAGAAGGCCGACTTCAAAGGCAAGGAACTGATGTGGGTGGACGATTCGGTGGAAGCCTTCTTCCTGCAGGTGCAGGGCTCGGGCCGCGTCCAGCTGGGCGATACGCAGGAAACCGTGCGCGTGGCGTATGCCGACCAGAATGGCCATCCTTACAAGTCCATCGGCAAATACCTGGTGGAGAAGGGCGAGCTGACGGCCGATCAGGCCTCGGCCCAGGGCATCAAAGCCTGGATCGCCGGCCACCCGACGCGCCAGCAGGAGCTGTTCAACGCCAACCCGAGCTATATCTTCTTCCGCGAAGAAAAGCTGCCCGACCCGAAAGTGGGGCCGAAAGGCTCGCTCGGCGTGCCGCTGACGCCGCAGCGCTCCGTCGCTGTCGACGCGGCGCAGCTGCCGCTGGGCGCGCCGCTGTTCATCGCCACCACCCAGCCGAACAGCGAAGTGCCGCTGCAAAGACTGGTGATGGCACAGGATACGGGCGGCGCCATCAAAGGCGCCATCCGCGTCGATTACTTCTTCGGCTTCGGCCCGGAAGCGGCGGAAAACGCCGGCCGCATGAAGCAGTCCGGCAATGTCTGGGTGCTGCTGCCACGACTGCAGCGCTGA
- a CDS encoding MFS transporter, with amino-acid sequence MFTVFRSYLAEQLSKDALLRSADFRRYWISSILNGFGGQISALALPLCSVLLLHATPAQMGMMTAAQAIPFALFALPAGVWLDRRAKLPILLASKIVQALTLASVPLGWWLGMLSMPWMYTVAFTMGMCSVVGGGAEQIFLTFMVGRDGLIDAQSKFAATDSASRLIAPGLAGVLIQWLSAPFAILVNACTFLMSVQLMRKVSARDPVPPPSDKHPLRDIRDGLAYIWAQPLLRALAWSAGAWHLLFYGYSALVVLFATRELGMSPGVLGTAQMLGGIGVFVSSLLLKPLNKRYGQGVTILLGVGATALGFVLMPAIPAALFGSATASAVAYAALVFFFDCGVMLYFVPYMALRQKVTPDKFLGRMISTMRFLTVATAPLGALAAGYVADHFSIRTGLACVAAGGVVLTVAMLLSRPIRSVRP; translated from the coding sequence ATGTTTACGGTCTTTCGCTCCTACCTCGCCGAACAGCTTAGCAAGGACGCCCTGCTGCGCAGCGCCGATTTCCGCCGCTACTGGATCAGCAGCATCCTGAATGGCTTCGGTGGCCAGATCAGTGCCCTCGCTCTGCCCCTGTGTTCCGTGCTGTTGCTGCACGCGACGCCGGCCCAGATGGGCATGATGACGGCGGCGCAAGCCATTCCCTTCGCCCTGTTCGCCCTGCCCGCCGGCGTCTGGCTGGACAGGCGCGCCAAACTGCCCATTCTTTTGGCAAGCAAGATCGTGCAGGCGCTCACCCTGGCCAGCGTGCCGCTGGGCTGGTGGCTGGGCATGCTGTCAATGCCCTGGATGTATACGGTAGCCTTCACCATGGGCATGTGCTCGGTGGTCGGCGGCGGCGCGGAGCAGATCTTCCTGACCTTCATGGTGGGCCGCGATGGGCTGATCGACGCGCAATCCAAGTTTGCCGCCACCGATTCCGCTTCGCGCCTGATCGCGCCGGGACTGGCCGGGGTGCTGATCCAGTGGCTGAGCGCACCGTTCGCCATTCTGGTCAATGCCTGCACCTTCCTGATGTCGGTGCAGCTGATGCGCAAGGTCAGCGCGCGCGATCCGGTGCCGCCGCCCTCAGACAAGCATCCGCTGCGCGATATCCGCGATGGTCTCGCTTATATATGGGCACAGCCGCTGCTGCGCGCCCTGGCCTGGTCGGCCGGCGCCTGGCATTTGCTGTTCTATGGCTATTCGGCGCTGGTCGTGCTGTTTGCCACGCGCGAACTGGGCATGTCGCCCGGCGTACTGGGGACGGCGCAGATGCTGGGCGGGATCGGCGTCTTTGTCAGCTCGCTGCTGCTGAAGCCTCTCAACAAGCGCTATGGGCAAGGCGTGACCATTCTGCTGGGCGTGGGCGCGACCGCGCTGGGCTTCGTGCTGATGCCGGCGATTCCCGCTGCGCTGTTTGGCAGCGCGACAGCCAGCGCCGTGGCGTATGCGGCCCTGGTCTTCTTCTTCGATTGCGGCGTGATGCTGTACTTCGTACCCTATATGGCGCTGCGCCAGAAGGTGACGCCGGACAAATTCCTGGGCCGCATGATCTCGACCATGCGCTTCCTGACGGTGGCGACGGCGCCGCTGGGCGCGCTGGCGGCGGGCTATGTGGCCGACCACTTCAGCATCCGCACCGGCCTGGCCTGCGTAGCGGCCGGCGGCGTGGTGCTGACGGTGGCGATGCTGCTGTCGCGCCCCATCCGAAGCGTGCGCCCCTGA
- a CDS encoding universal stress protein: MYKSILLPTDGSELSHKATETAIQFAKLNGARLVTISVAQPFPFVPMGDGVIVPDAAVFERQMDAAARASVERVALAAKEAGVPCEGVVAVSPTPYDEIVTAAEKFGCDIILMASHGRRGLNKLFLGSETQKVLAHTTLPVLVLR; encoded by the coding sequence ATGTACAAGAGTATTTTGCTGCCGACCGACGGCTCCGAGCTGTCGCACAAGGCGACCGAAACCGCCATCCAGTTCGCCAAATTAAACGGGGCGCGGCTGGTGACGATTTCGGTGGCTCAGCCCTTTCCCTTTGTGCCGATGGGCGATGGCGTGATTGTTCCCGACGCTGCCGTATTCGAACGCCAGATGGATGCAGCGGCCCGCGCCAGCGTGGAGCGGGTCGCCCTGGCCGCCAAGGAGGCGGGCGTGCCTTGCGAAGGCGTGGTGGCGGTATCGCCCACGCCCTATGATGAAATCGTGACGGCCGCCGAGAAGTTCGGCTGCGACATCATCCTGATGGCCTCGCACGGACGGCGCGGCCTGAACAAGCTTTTCCTCGGCAGCGAAACGCAGAAGGTGCTGGCCCACACTACGCTGCCGGTGCTGGTATTGCGCTGA
- a CDS encoding phosphoglycolate phosphatase, protein MTAASVLRGVRAAIIDLDGTMLDTVPDFHVAINRMRADLDLAPISAERIQIMVGKGSENLIRSVLALDHEADGVERYFPAAMDAYQRHYLDINGNHSTLYPDVMAGLQAFKDAGLRLACVTNKPIAFARPLLAQKKLDGYFEIVYGGDSLPKKKPDPLPLLQVCRDFGLEPAQVVAIGDSSNDAEAARAAGCPVLTVPYGYNHGECIHKINSDGIVGSLLQAAQLISLQNPIAN, encoded by the coding sequence ATGACGGCGGCGTCTGTTCTTCGCGGCGTGCGCGCCGCCATCATCGATCTGGATGGCACGATGCTCGACACCGTGCCGGACTTCCACGTCGCCATCAACCGCATGCGCGCCGATCTGGACCTGGCGCCCATCAGCGCCGAGCGCATTCAGATCATGGTCGGCAAGGGTTCGGAAAACCTGATCCGCAGCGTGCTCGCGCTGGACCACGAGGCCGATGGCGTGGAGCGCTATTTCCCTGCCGCGATGGATGCCTATCAGCGCCACTACCTCGACATCAACGGCAATCACAGCACCTTGTATCCGGACGTGATGGCCGGCCTGCAGGCATTCAAGGATGCGGGACTGCGCCTGGCCTGCGTCACCAACAAGCCGATCGCCTTTGCGCGCCCGCTGCTGGCGCAAAAAAAACTGGATGGCTATTTCGAGATTGTGTATGGCGGCGATTCGCTGCCGAAGAAAAAACCGGACCCGCTGCCGCTGCTGCAGGTATGCCGCGATTTCGGGCTGGAACCGGCGCAGGTAGTGGCCATCGGCGACTCCTCCAACGACGCCGAGGCGGCGCGCGCGGCCGGCTGTCCAGTGCTCACCGTGCCATATGGATATAACCACGGAGAATGTATACACAAAATCAATTCTGATGGTATAGTTGGCTCGCTGCTCCAAGCGGCTCAATTAATTAGCTTGCAAAACCCAATCGCAAACTGA
- the trpC gene encoding indole-3-glycerol phosphate synthase TrpC translates to MSDILNQILAVKADEVAAAKKHRSLESLRREVESDKEARAAIRGFEASLRKRIDAGAAGVIAEVKKASPSKGVLRADFRPADIAASYAGNGAACLSVLTDEQFFQGATEYLQQARAACTIPVLRKDFMVDMYQIYEARAMGADCILLIVAALDHGLMAEMEACSHELGMDVLIESHDGDELAAALKLNSRLIGINNRNLRTFETSLDTTLGLLPRIPKERLVITESGILNGDDVKRMRDADVHSFLVGEAFMRAADPGAELSRLFA, encoded by the coding sequence ATGTCCGACATTCTGAATCAAATCCTGGCCGTAAAAGCCGACGAGGTGGCTGCGGCCAAAAAGCACCGCAGCCTGGAAAGCCTGCGCCGCGAAGTGGAAAGCGACAAGGAGGCGCGCGCCGCCATCCGCGGCTTTGAAGCGAGCCTGCGCAAGCGCATCGATGCCGGCGCGGCCGGCGTGATCGCCGAAGTGAAAAAGGCCTCGCCCTCGAAAGGCGTGCTGCGCGCCGACTTCCGTCCGGCCGACATCGCGGCCAGCTATGCGGGCAATGGCGCGGCTTGCCTGTCGGTGCTGACCGACGAGCAGTTCTTCCAGGGCGCCACCGAGTATTTGCAGCAGGCGCGCGCCGCCTGCACCATTCCCGTGCTGCGCAAGGACTTCATGGTCGATATGTACCAGATCTATGAAGCGCGTGCCATGGGTGCAGACTGCATCCTGCTCATCGTGGCGGCACTGGACCATGGCCTGATGGCCGAAATGGAAGCCTGCTCCCATGAACTGGGCATGGACGTGCTGATCGAATCGCACGACGGCGATGAACTGGCCGCCGCGCTCAAACTGAATAGCCGCCTGATCGGCATCAACAACCGCAATCTGCGCACTTTCGAAACCTCGCTCGACACCACGCTCGGCCTGCTGCCACGCATTCCGAAAGAACGCCTGGTGATTACCGAATCGGGCATCCTGAATGGCGACGATGTGAAGCGCATGCGCGACGCCGACGTGCACTCCTTCCTGGTGGGCGAGGCCTTCATGCGCGCCGCCGATCCGGGCGCGGAACTGAGCCGCCTGTTTGCCTGA
- a CDS encoding enoyl-CoA hydratase: MQYEDLIVEVHDKVALIRLNRPKALNALNDRMMNELGDAFAKFDADPNIGCIVLTGSEKAFAAGADIAAMADYTYQDTYRDNYITRNWEHILKVRKPVVGAVAGYVLGGGCELAMMCDFLIAADSAKFGQPEIKVGVTPGAGGTQRLPRTIGKAKAMDMLLTARTIDAAEAERIGLVSRIVPADKLIEETLAVANTIAAMPLSVAMMIKDAVNRAFETTLTEGVNYERRLFHAAFGTPAQREGMHAFLEKRLPKFDGL, encoded by the coding sequence ATGCAATACGAAGACCTGATCGTTGAAGTGCACGACAAAGTGGCCCTGATCCGCCTGAATCGTCCCAAGGCGCTGAATGCGCTGAATGACCGCATGATGAATGAGCTGGGCGACGCCTTCGCCAAGTTCGATGCCGACCCGAATATCGGCTGCATCGTCCTGACCGGCAGTGAAAAAGCCTTTGCCGCCGGCGCCGACATCGCCGCCATGGCCGACTACACCTACCAGGACACCTACCGCGACAACTACATCACCCGCAACTGGGAGCATATCCTCAAAGTGCGCAAGCCCGTGGTCGGCGCGGTGGCCGGCTATGTATTAGGCGGCGGCTGCGAGCTGGCCATGATGTGCGATTTCCTGATCGCGGCCGACAGCGCCAAATTCGGCCAGCCTGAAATCAAGGTTGGCGTCACGCCCGGCGCCGGCGGCACCCAGCGCCTGCCGCGCACCATCGGCAAGGCCAAAGCCATGGACATGCTGCTGACCGCGCGCACCATCGACGCCGCCGAAGCTGAGCGCATCGGCCTGGTCTCGCGCATTGTCCCTGCCGATAAGCTTATCGAAGAGACGCTGGCTGTGGCCAATACGATCGCCGCAATGCCTCTGTCGGTCGCCATGATGATCAAGGATGCCGTGAACCGCGCCTTCGAAACCACGCTGACCGAAGGCGTGAACTACGAGCGCCGCCTGTTCCACGCCGCATTCGGTACGCCGGCCCAGCGCGAAGGCATGCATGCCTTCCTCGAAAAGCGCTTGCCAAAGTTCGATGGTCTTTGA
- the trpD gene encoding anthranilate phosphoribosyltransferase codes for MPISHQEALLRCIEHREIFHDEMLHLFRQIMSGEMSPVMIAALTMGLRVKKETIGEITAAAQVMREFSTKVPMADTTNLLDIVGTGGDGAHTFNISTASMFVAASAGARVAKHGGRSVSSSSGSADLIESLGANINLKPEQIAQSIAQSGIGFMFAPNHHAAMKYAAPVRRELGVRTIFNILGPLTNPAGAPNILMGVFHQDLVGIQVRVLQRLGAQHAIVVYGRDNMDEVSLGAGTVVGELVNGTIREYEIHPEDFGLQMTASRNLKVANAAESKTKVLEALQGVPGPASDIVALNAGTALYAAGVASSIEDGLQRARQAVSSGAALAKLKQFVEVTQALGVGN; via the coding sequence ATGCCAATTAGCCATCAAGAAGCCCTGCTGCGCTGTATCGAACACCGTGAAATCTTTCACGACGAGATGCTGCACCTGTTCCGCCAGATCATGTCCGGCGAGATGTCGCCCGTGATGATCGCCGCCCTGACCATGGGGCTGCGCGTAAAGAAGGAAACCATCGGCGAAATCACCGCCGCCGCGCAGGTCATGCGCGAGTTCTCGACCAAGGTGCCGATGGCCGACACCACCAACCTGCTCGACATCGTCGGCACGGGCGGCGACGGCGCGCACACTTTTAATATCTCGACCGCTTCCATGTTCGTGGCCGCCTCCGCCGGCGCGCGCGTGGCCAAGCACGGTGGACGCAGCGTGTCTTCCTCCTCCGGCAGCGCCGACCTGATCGAGTCGCTGGGAGCGAATATCAATCTCAAGCCGGAACAGATCGCGCAGTCGATTGCGCAGAGCGGCATCGGCTTTATGTTCGCGCCGAACCACCATGCGGCGATGAAGTATGCAGCGCCAGTGCGGCGCGAACTTGGTGTGCGCACCATCTTCAATATTCTGGGGCCGCTGACCAATCCGGCCGGCGCGCCGAATATCCTGATGGGCGTATTCCACCAGGATCTGGTCGGCATCCAGGTGCGCGTGCTGCAGCGCCTGGGCGCGCAGCACGCCATCGTGGTGTATGGCCGCGACAATATGGATGAAGTGTCGCTGGGCGCGGGTACCGTGGTGGGCGAGCTGGTGAACGGCACGATCCGCGAGTATGAAATCCATCCGGAGGACTTCGGCCTGCAGATGACGGCCAGCCGCAATCTGAAGGTGGCCAATGCGGCGGAATCGAAAACCAAGGTGCTGGAAGCGCTGCAAGGCGTGCCGGGACCGGCCAGCGATATCGTGGCGCTCAACGCCGGCACGGCCTTGTATGCGGCCGGCGTTGCCAGCTCGATCGAAGACGGCCTGCAGCGCGCGCGCCAGGCCGTGTCTTCCGGCGCGGCGCTGGCGAAGCTGAAGCAGTTCGTGGAAGTGACGCAGGCACTGGGCGTAGGCAATTAA